The Macaca thibetana thibetana isolate TM-01 chromosome 11, ASM2454274v1, whole genome shotgun sequence genome window below encodes:
- the PITPNM2 gene encoding membrane-associated phosphatidylinositol transfer protein 2 isoform X6: protein MIIKEYRIPLPMTVEEYRIAQLYMIQKKSRNETYGEGSGVEILENRPYTDGPGGSGQYTHKVYHVGMHIPSWFRSILPKAALRVVEESWNAYPYTRTRFTCPFVEKFSIDIETFYKTDAGENPDVFNLSPVEKNQLTIDFIDIVKDPVPHNEYKTEEDPKLFQSTKTQRGPLSDNWIEEYKKQVFPIMCAYKLCKVEFRYWGMQSKIERFIHDTGLRRVMVRAHRQAWCWQDEWYGLSMENIRELEKEAQLMLSRKMAQFNEDGEEATELVKHEAASDQASGEPPEPSSSNGEPLVGRGLKKQWSTSSKSSRSSKRGASPSRHSISEWRMQSIARDSDESSDDEFFDAHEDLSDTEEMFPKDITKWSSNDLMDKIESPEPEDTQDGLYRQSAPEFRVASSVEQLNIIEDEVSQPLAAPPSKIHVLLLVLHGGTILDTGAGDPSSKKGDANTIANVFDTVMRVHYPSALGRLAIRLVPCPPVCSDAFALVSNLSPYSHDEGCLSSSQDHIPLAALPLLATSSPQYQEAVATVIQRANLAYGDFIKSQEGMTFNGQVCLIGDCVGGILAFDALCYSNQPVSESQSSSRRGSVVSMQDNDLLSPGILVNAAHCSGGGGGGGGNSGGGGSSGGSSLESSRHLSRSNVDIPRSNGTEDPKRQLPRKRSDSSTYELDTIQQHQAFLSSSTMLDGTGALGRFDFEITDLFLFGCPLGLVLALRKTVIPALDVFQLRPACQQVYNLFHPADPSASRLEPLLERRFHALPPFSVPRYQRYPLGDGCSTLLADVLQTYNAAFQEHATPSSPSTAPASRGFRRASEISIASQVSGMAESYTASSIAQIAAKWWGQKRIDYALYCPDALTAFPTVALPHLFHASYWESTDVVSFLLRQVMRHDNSSILELDGKEVSVFTPSKPREKWQRKRTHVKLRNVTANHRINDALANEDGPQVLTGRFMYGPLDMVTLTGEKVDVHIMTQPPSGEWLYLDTLVTNNSGRVSYTIPESHRLGVGVYPIKMVVRGDHTFADSYITVLPKGTEFVVFSIDGSFAASVSIMGSDPKVRAGAVDVVRHWQDLGYLIIYVTGRPDMQKQRVVAWLAQHNFPHGVVSFCDGLVHDPLRHKANFLKLLISELHLRVHAAYGSTKDVAVYSAISLSPMQIYIVGRPTKKLQQQCQFITDGYAAHLAQLKYSHRARPARNTATRMALRKGSFGLPGQGDFLRSRNHLLRTISAQPSGPSHRHERTQSQADGEQRGQRSMSMAAGCWGRAMTGRLEPGAATGSK from the exons AAGAAGAGCCGTAACGAGACATACGGTGAAGGCAGCGGCGTGGAGATCCTGGAGAACCGGCCGTACACAGATGGCCCAGGCGGCTCTGGGCAGTACACACACAAGGTGTATCATGTGGGCATGCATATCCCCAGCTGGTTCCGCTCCATCCTGCCCAAGGCAGCCCTGCGGGTGGTGGAGGAGTCCTGGAATGCCTACCCCTACACCCGAACCAG GTTCACCTGCCCTTTCGTGGAGAAATTCTCCATCGACATCGAAACCTTTTATAAAACTGATGCTGGAGAAAACCCCGATGTGTTCAACCTTTCTCCTGTGGAAAAGAACCAGCTGACAATCG ACTTCATCGACATTGTCAAAGACCCTGTGCCCCACAATGAGTATAAGACAGAAGAGGACCCCAAACTGTTCCAGTCAACGAAGACCCAGCGGGGGCCCCTGTCAGACAACTGGATCGAGGAGTACAAGAAGCAGGTCTTCCCCATCATGTGTGCGTACAAGCTCTGCAAGGTGGAGTTCCGCTACTGGGGCATGCAGTCCAAGATCGAGAGGTTCATCCATGACACCG GACTACGGAGGGTGATGGTGCGGGCTCACCGGCAGGCCTGGTGCTGGCAGGACGAGTGGTATGGGCTGAGCATGGAGAACATCCGGGAGCTGGAGAAGGAGGCGCAGCTCATGCTTTCCCGCAAGATGGCCCAGTTCAATGAGGATGGTGAGGAGGCCACCGAGCTCGTCAAGCACGAAGCCGCCTCGGACCAGGCCTCTGGGGAGCCCCCGGAGCCCAGCAGCAGCAATGGGGAGCCCCTGGTGGGGCGGGGCCTCAAGAAACAGTGGTCCACATCCTCCAAGTCGTCTCGGTCGTCCAAGCGGGGAG CGAGTCCTTCCCGCCACAGCATCTCGGAGTGGAGGATGCAGAGTATCGCCAGGGACTCGGACGAGAGCTCAGACGACGAGTTCTTCGATGCGCACG AGGACCTGTCTGACACAGAGGAAATGTTCCCCAAGGACATCACCAAGTGGAGTTCCAATGACCTCATGGACAAGATCGAGAGCCCAGAGCCAGAAGACACACAAG ATGGTCTGTACCGCCAGAGCGCCCCTGAGTTCAGGGTGGCCTCCAGTGTGGAGCAGCTGAACATCATAGAG GACGAGGTTAGCCAGCCGCTGGCTGCACCGCCCTCCAAGATCCACGTGCTGCTACTGGTGCTGCACGGAGGCACCATCCTGGACACGGGCGCCGGGGACCCCAGTTCCAAGAAGGGTGATGCCAACACCATCGCCAACGTGTTCGACACCGTCATGCGCGTGCACTACCCCAGCGCCCTGGGCCGCCTTGCCATCCGCCTGGTGCCCTGCCCGCCTGTCTGCTCTGACGCCTTTGCCCTGGTCTCCAA cctcagcccctaCAGCCATGACGAAGGCTGTCTGTCCAGCAGTCAGGACCACATTCCCCTGGCTGCCCTCCCCCTGCTGGCCACCTCCTCCCCCCAGTACCAGGAGGCGGTTGCCACAGTGATTCAGCGAGCCAACCTTGCGTATGGGGACTTCATCAAGTCCCAGGAGGGCATGACCTTCAATGGGCAG GTCTGCCTGATTGGGGACTGCGTCGGGGGCATCCTGGCATTTGATGCCCTATGCTACAGCAACCAGCCGGTGTCTGAGAGTCAGAGCAGCAGCCGCCGGGGCAGTGTGGTCAGCATGCAG GACAACGACCTGCTGTCCCCGGGCATTCTGGTGAATGCAGCACACTGCTCCGGTGGTGGCGGTGGCGGTGGTGGcaacagtggtggtggtggcagtagtggtggctccagcctggagagcagtCGGCACCTGAGCCGAAGCAACGTCGACATCCCCCGCAGCAATGGCACCGAGGACCCCAAAAGGCAGCTACCCCGCAAGAGAAGCGACTCGTCCACCTATGAGCTAGACACCATCCAGCAGCACCAGGCCTTCCTGTCCAG CTCCACCATGCTGGACGGCACAGGTGCCCTGGGCAGGTTTGACTTTGAGATCACGGACCTCTTCCTCTTCGGGTGCCCGCTGGGGCTGGTCCTGGCCTTGAGGAAGACTGTCATCCCAGCCCTGGATG ttttCCAGCTGCGGCCGGCCTGCCAGCAAGTCTACAACCTCTTCCACCCCGCGGACCCGTCAGCGTCGCGCCTGGAGCCGCTGCTGGAACGGCGCTTCCACGCTCTGCCGCCTTTCAGTGTCCCCCGCTACCAACGCTACCCGCTGGGGGACGGCTGCTCCACACTGCTGG CGGATGTGCTCCAGACCTACAATGCGGCCTTCCAAGAGCATGCCACCCCTTCCTCGCCCAGCACTGCCCCTGCCAGTCGTGGCTTCCGCCGAGCCAGTGAGATCAGCATCGCCAGCCAGGTGTCAGGCATGGCCGAGAGCTACACGGCATCCAGCATTGCCCAGA TCGCTGCAAAGTGGTGGGGCCAGAAGCGGATCGACTATGCCCTGTACTGCCCTGATGCCCTCACGGCCTTTCCCACGGTGGCTCTGCCTCACCTCTTCCACGCCAGCTACTGGGAGTCAACAGACGTGGTCTCCTTCCTGCTGAGACAG GTCATGAGGCATGACAACTCCAGCATCTTGGAGCTGGATGGCAAAGAGGTGTCGGTGTTCACCCCCTCCAAGCCAAGGGAGAAGTGGCAGCGCAAGCGGACCCACGTGAAGCTGCGG AACGTGACGGCCAACCACCGGATCAATGATGCCCTCGCCAATGAGGACGGCCCCCAGGTTCTGACGGGCAGGTTCATGTATGGGCCCCTGGACATGGTCACCCTGACTGGGGAGAAG GTGGATGTGCACATCATGACCCAGCCACCCTCGGGCGAGTGGCTCTACCTGGATACGCTGGTGACCAACAACAGTGGGCGTGTCTCCTACACCATCCCTGAGTCGCACCGCCTGGGCGTGGGTGTCTACCCCATCAAGATGGTGGTCAG GGGAGACCACACGTTTGCCGACAGCTACATCACTGTGCTGCCCAAGGGCACAGAGTTCGTGGTCTTCAGCATCGACGGCTCCTTTGCCGCTAGCGTGTCCATCATGGGCAGCGACCCCAAGGTGCGGGCCGGGGCCGTGGACGTGGTGCG GCACTGGCAGGACCTGGGCTACCTCATCATCTACGTGACGGGCCGGCCCGACATGCAGAAGCAGCGGGTGGTGGCGTGGTTGGCCCAGCACAACTTCCCCCACGGCGTGGTGTCCTTCTGTGACGGCCTGGTGCATGACCCGCTGCGGCACAAGGCCAACTTCCTGAAGCTGCTTATCTCCGAG CTGCACCTGCGTGTGCACGCGGCCTACGGCTCCACCAAGGACGTGGCGGTCTACAGCGCCATCAGCCTGTCCCCCATGCAGATCTACATCGTGGGCCGGCCTACCAAGAAGCTGCAGCAGCAGTGCCAG TTCATCACGGACGGCTATGCAGCCCACCTGGCGCAGCTGAAGTACAGCCACCGGGCGCGGCCTGCTCGCAACACAGCCACCCGCATGGCGCTGCGCAAGGGCAGCTTCGGCCTGCCTGGCCAGGGCGACTTCCTGCGTTCCCGGAACCACCTGCTTCGCACCATCTCGGCCCAGCCCAGCGGGCCCAGCCACCGGCATGAGCGGACACAGAGCCAGGCAGATGGCGAGCAGCGGGGCCAGCGCAGCATGAGCATGGCGGCCGGCTGCTGGGGCCGCGCCATGACTGGCCGCCTGGAGCCGGGGGCGGCCACGGGCTCCAAGTAG
- the PITPNM2 gene encoding membrane-associated phosphatidylinositol transfer protein 2 isoform X1 produces MIIKEYRIPLPMTVEEYRIAQLYMIQKKSRNETYGEGSGVEILENRPYTDGPGGSGQYTHKVYHVGMHIPSWFRSILPKAALRVVEESWNAYPYTRTRFTCPFVEKFSIDIETFYKTDAGENPDVFNLSPVEKNQLTIDFIDIVKDPVPHNEYKTEEDPKLFQSTKTQRGPLSDNWIEEYKKQVFPIMCAYKLCKVEFRYWGMQSKIERFIHDTGLRRVMVRAHRQAWCWQDEWYGLSMENIRELEKEAQLMLSRKMAQFNEDGEEATELVKHEAASDQASGEPPEPSSSNGEPLVGRGLKKQWSTSSKSSRSSKRGASPSRHSISEWRMQSIARDSDESSDDEFFDAHEDLSDTEEMFPKDITKWSSNDLMDKIESPEPEDTQDGLYRQSAPEFRVASSVEQLNIIEDEVSQPLAAPPSKIHVLLLVLHGGTILDTGAGDPSSKKGDANTIANVFDTVMRVHYPSALGRLAIRLVPCPPVCSDAFALVSNLSPYSHDEGCLSSSQDHIPLAALPLLATSSPQYQEAVATVIQRANLAYGDFIKSQEGMTFNGQVCLIGDCVGGILAFDALCYSNQPVSESQSSSRRGSVVSMQDNDLLSPGILVNAAHCSGGGGGGGGNSGGGGSSGGSSLESSRHLSRSNVDIPRSNGTEDPKRQLPRKRSDSSTYELDTIQQHQAFLSSLHASMLRTEPCSRRSSSSTMLDGTGALGRFDFEITDLFLFGCPLGLVLALRKTVIPALDVFQLRPACQQVYNLFHPADPSASRLEPLLERRFHALPPFSVPRYQRYPLGDGCSTLLVETVQRNPELVLEGGPLAPLPHGDSFLETSMPVPAPTWQDGPRPGSAESDVLQTYNAAFQEHATPSSPSTAPASRGFRRASEISIASQVSGMAESYTASSIAQKAPDALSHTPSVRRLSLLALPPPRPITPGPHPPARQASPSLERAPGLPELDIREVAAKWWGQKRIDYALYCPDALTAFPTVALPHLFHASYWESTDVVSFLLRQVMRHDNSSILELDGKEVSVFTPSKPREKWQRKRTHVKLRNVTANHRINDALANEDGPQVLTGRFMYGPLDMVTLTGEKVDVHIMTQPPSGEWLYLDTLVTNNSGRVSYTIPESHRLGVGVYPIKMVVRGDHTFADSYITVLPKGTEFVVFSIDGSFAASVSIMGSDPKVRAGAVDVVRHWQDLGYLIIYVTGRPDMQKQRVVAWLAQHNFPHGVVSFCDGLVHDPLRHKANFLKLLISELHLRVHAAYGSTKDVAVYSAISLSPMQIYIVGRPTKKLQQQCQFITDGYAAHLAQLKYSHRARPARNTATRMALRKGSFGLPGQGDFLRSRNHLLRTISAQPSGPSHRHERTQSQADGEQRGQRSMSMAAGCWGRAMTGRLEPGAATGSK; encoded by the exons AAGAAGAGCCGTAACGAGACATACGGTGAAGGCAGCGGCGTGGAGATCCTGGAGAACCGGCCGTACACAGATGGCCCAGGCGGCTCTGGGCAGTACACACACAAGGTGTATCATGTGGGCATGCATATCCCCAGCTGGTTCCGCTCCATCCTGCCCAAGGCAGCCCTGCGGGTGGTGGAGGAGTCCTGGAATGCCTACCCCTACACCCGAACCAG GTTCACCTGCCCTTTCGTGGAGAAATTCTCCATCGACATCGAAACCTTTTATAAAACTGATGCTGGAGAAAACCCCGATGTGTTCAACCTTTCTCCTGTGGAAAAGAACCAGCTGACAATCG ACTTCATCGACATTGTCAAAGACCCTGTGCCCCACAATGAGTATAAGACAGAAGAGGACCCCAAACTGTTCCAGTCAACGAAGACCCAGCGGGGGCCCCTGTCAGACAACTGGATCGAGGAGTACAAGAAGCAGGTCTTCCCCATCATGTGTGCGTACAAGCTCTGCAAGGTGGAGTTCCGCTACTGGGGCATGCAGTCCAAGATCGAGAGGTTCATCCATGACACCG GACTACGGAGGGTGATGGTGCGGGCTCACCGGCAGGCCTGGTGCTGGCAGGACGAGTGGTATGGGCTGAGCATGGAGAACATCCGGGAGCTGGAGAAGGAGGCGCAGCTCATGCTTTCCCGCAAGATGGCCCAGTTCAATGAGGATGGTGAGGAGGCCACCGAGCTCGTCAAGCACGAAGCCGCCTCGGACCAGGCCTCTGGGGAGCCCCCGGAGCCCAGCAGCAGCAATGGGGAGCCCCTGGTGGGGCGGGGCCTCAAGAAACAGTGGTCCACATCCTCCAAGTCGTCTCGGTCGTCCAAGCGGGGAG CGAGTCCTTCCCGCCACAGCATCTCGGAGTGGAGGATGCAGAGTATCGCCAGGGACTCGGACGAGAGCTCAGACGACGAGTTCTTCGATGCGCACG AGGACCTGTCTGACACAGAGGAAATGTTCCCCAAGGACATCACCAAGTGGAGTTCCAATGACCTCATGGACAAGATCGAGAGCCCAGAGCCAGAAGACACACAAG ATGGTCTGTACCGCCAGAGCGCCCCTGAGTTCAGGGTGGCCTCCAGTGTGGAGCAGCTGAACATCATAGAG GACGAGGTTAGCCAGCCGCTGGCTGCACCGCCCTCCAAGATCCACGTGCTGCTACTGGTGCTGCACGGAGGCACCATCCTGGACACGGGCGCCGGGGACCCCAGTTCCAAGAAGGGTGATGCCAACACCATCGCCAACGTGTTCGACACCGTCATGCGCGTGCACTACCCCAGCGCCCTGGGCCGCCTTGCCATCCGCCTGGTGCCCTGCCCGCCTGTCTGCTCTGACGCCTTTGCCCTGGTCTCCAA cctcagcccctaCAGCCATGACGAAGGCTGTCTGTCCAGCAGTCAGGACCACATTCCCCTGGCTGCCCTCCCCCTGCTGGCCACCTCCTCCCCCCAGTACCAGGAGGCGGTTGCCACAGTGATTCAGCGAGCCAACCTTGCGTATGGGGACTTCATCAAGTCCCAGGAGGGCATGACCTTCAATGGGCAG GTCTGCCTGATTGGGGACTGCGTCGGGGGCATCCTGGCATTTGATGCCCTATGCTACAGCAACCAGCCGGTGTCTGAGAGTCAGAGCAGCAGCCGCCGGGGCAGTGTGGTCAGCATGCAG GACAACGACCTGCTGTCCCCGGGCATTCTGGTGAATGCAGCACACTGCTCCGGTGGTGGCGGTGGCGGTGGTGGcaacagtggtggtggtggcagtagtggtggctccagcctggagagcagtCGGCACCTGAGCCGAAGCAACGTCGACATCCCCCGCAGCAATGGCACCGAGGACCCCAAAAGGCAGCTACCCCGCAAGAGAAGCGACTCGTCCACCTATGAGCTAGACACCATCCAGCAGCACCAGGCCTTCCTGTCCAG cctccatgcCAGCATGCTGAGAACTGAGCCCTGCTCACGCCGTTCCAGCAGCTCCACCATGCTGGACGGCACAGGTGCCCTGGGCAGGTTTGACTTTGAGATCACGGACCTCTTCCTCTTCGGGTGCCCGCTGGGGCTGGTCCTGGCCTTGAGGAAGACTGTCATCCCAGCCCTGGATG ttttCCAGCTGCGGCCGGCCTGCCAGCAAGTCTACAACCTCTTCCACCCCGCGGACCCGTCAGCGTCGCGCCTGGAGCCGCTGCTGGAACGGCGCTTCCACGCTCTGCCGCCTTTCAGTGTCCCCCGCTACCAACGCTACCCGCTGGGGGACGGCTGCTCCACACTGCTGG TCGAGACCGTGCAGAGAAACCCTGAGCTGGTCCTGGAGGGCGGCCCCCTGGCCCCTCTCCCCCACGGGGACAGCTTCCTGGAAACCAGTATGCCTGTTCCCGCGCCCACCTGGCAAGACGGGCCCCGCCCGGGCTCTGCCGAGT CGGATGTGCTCCAGACCTACAATGCGGCCTTCCAAGAGCATGCCACCCCTTCCTCGCCCAGCACTGCCCCTGCCAGTCGTGGCTTCCGCCGAGCCAGTGAGATCAGCATCGCCAGCCAGGTGTCAGGCATGGCCGAGAGCTACACGGCATCCAGCATTGCCCAGA AGGCCCCCGATGCGCTCAGCCATACCCCCAGCGTCAGGCGTCTGTCCCTGCTcgccctgcccccaccccgcccTATCACCCCTGGCCCCCACCCTCCAGCCAGGCAGGCGAGCCCCAGCCTGGAGAGGGCCCCTGGCCTCCCTGAGCTGGACATCAGAGAAG TCGCTGCAAAGTGGTGGGGCCAGAAGCGGATCGACTATGCCCTGTACTGCCCTGATGCCCTCACGGCCTTTCCCACGGTGGCTCTGCCTCACCTCTTCCACGCCAGCTACTGGGAGTCAACAGACGTGGTCTCCTTCCTGCTGAGACAG GTCATGAGGCATGACAACTCCAGCATCTTGGAGCTGGATGGCAAAGAGGTGTCGGTGTTCACCCCCTCCAAGCCAAGGGAGAAGTGGCAGCGCAAGCGGACCCACGTGAAGCTGCGG AACGTGACGGCCAACCACCGGATCAATGATGCCCTCGCCAATGAGGACGGCCCCCAGGTTCTGACGGGCAGGTTCATGTATGGGCCCCTGGACATGGTCACCCTGACTGGGGAGAAG GTGGATGTGCACATCATGACCCAGCCACCCTCGGGCGAGTGGCTCTACCTGGATACGCTGGTGACCAACAACAGTGGGCGTGTCTCCTACACCATCCCTGAGTCGCACCGCCTGGGCGTGGGTGTCTACCCCATCAAGATGGTGGTCAG GGGAGACCACACGTTTGCCGACAGCTACATCACTGTGCTGCCCAAGGGCACAGAGTTCGTGGTCTTCAGCATCGACGGCTCCTTTGCCGCTAGCGTGTCCATCATGGGCAGCGACCCCAAGGTGCGGGCCGGGGCCGTGGACGTGGTGCG GCACTGGCAGGACCTGGGCTACCTCATCATCTACGTGACGGGCCGGCCCGACATGCAGAAGCAGCGGGTGGTGGCGTGGTTGGCCCAGCACAACTTCCCCCACGGCGTGGTGTCCTTCTGTGACGGCCTGGTGCATGACCCGCTGCGGCACAAGGCCAACTTCCTGAAGCTGCTTATCTCCGAG CTGCACCTGCGTGTGCACGCGGCCTACGGCTCCACCAAGGACGTGGCGGTCTACAGCGCCATCAGCCTGTCCCCCATGCAGATCTACATCGTGGGCCGGCCTACCAAGAAGCTGCAGCAGCAGTGCCAG TTCATCACGGACGGCTATGCAGCCCACCTGGCGCAGCTGAAGTACAGCCACCGGGCGCGGCCTGCTCGCAACACAGCCACCCGCATGGCGCTGCGCAAGGGCAGCTTCGGCCTGCCTGGCCAGGGCGACTTCCTGCGTTCCCGGAACCACCTGCTTCGCACCATCTCGGCCCAGCCCAGCGGGCCCAGCCACCGGCATGAGCGGACACAGAGCCAGGCAGATGGCGAGCAGCGGGGCCAGCGCAGCATGAGCATGGCGGCCGGCTGCTGGGGCCGCGCCATGACTGGCCGCCTGGAGCCGGGGGCGGCCACGGGCTCCAAGTAG